The following are from one region of the Nostoc cf. commune SO-36 genome:
- a CDS encoding COX15/CtaA family protein gives MSEFVLQQNEAALQQQKPKEMIRRLVWKICIATLILMAIGSATRVMNAGLACPDWPLCYGELVPAKQMNLQVFLEWFHRLDAALIGISAIALFGLSWWHRRVLPRWLPWASTFGLFLIVFQGILGGLTVTELLRFDIVTAHLGTALLFFSTLLIIGTALMPYQGNGTVGKLPWVGLTAAVLVYLQSLLGALVGSRWALHQCLGGSQLCTVMYSHIAGLVPPSLATLVMVFICWRTPALHPTLRRLANMAGALLTLQILLGFATFKLHLQVEPLTVSHQAIGAALLGTLVAFTVLALRDWATSRNITVLSNDCGVWSEGTGGVAEEIISNS, from the coding sequence ATGAGCGAATTTGTCCTACAACAAAATGAAGCGGCGCTTCAGCAGCAAAAACCCAAGGAAATGATTCGTCGCTTGGTGTGGAAAATATGCATAGCCACCTTAATTTTGATGGCAATAGGCAGCGCCACCCGCGTGATGAATGCTGGACTTGCTTGCCCAGACTGGCCCTTATGCTATGGCGAACTAGTGCCAGCCAAGCAAATGAATCTCCAAGTGTTTTTGGAGTGGTTTCACAGATTGGATGCAGCTTTAATTGGTATAAGCGCGATCGCACTCTTCGGCTTATCCTGGTGGCATCGTCGTGTCTTACCCAGATGGCTGCCTTGGGCATCAACATTTGGCCTATTTTTAATCGTCTTCCAAGGCATCTTGGGAGGACTCACCGTTACCGAACTGTTGCGGTTTGATATCGTTACCGCCCATTTAGGAACGGCACTGTTATTTTTTAGCACCCTCCTAATTATCGGCACGGCACTCATGCCCTATCAGGGAAATGGAACCGTTGGTAAGTTGCCTTGGGTCGGTTTAACTGCTGCTGTTCTGGTTTACCTGCAAAGTCTGCTAGGTGCTTTGGTAGGCTCTCGCTGGGCACTACACCAATGCCTCGGCGGTTCTCAACTTTGTACTGTAATGTACAGCCATATTGCTGGTTTGGTGCCGCCTTCCTTGGCAACTTTGGTAATGGTATTTATCTGTTGGCGGACACCAGCACTACATCCAACCTTGCGGCGACTGGCAAATATGGCTGGTGCGTTGTTAACCTTACAAATCTTGTTGGGATTCGCCACTTTCAAATTACACCTCCAAGTCGAGCCTCTCACCGTCTCTCACCAAGCTATAGGAGCTGCTTTGCTGGGTACTTTGGTGGCTTTTACAGTTCTCGCACTGCGTGACTGGGCTACTAGCCGCAACATCACAGTGTTGAGCAATGACTGCGGAGTATGGAGTGAGGGAACAGGGGGAGTAGCGGAAGAAATAATTTCTAACTCCTAA
- a CDS encoding heme o synthase gives MIETNVSRHHETFFQVVQSYYQLTKPRIIPLLLITTAGSMWIAAKGEVDPLLLLVTLTGGTLAAASAQTINCIYDRDIDYDMERTRHRPMPSGKVQPRDALIFAIALATISFTLLAVFANLLAALLAFSGIVFYILVYTHWLKRHTPQNIVVGGAAGAIPALVGWAAVTGTLSWSAWLIFAIVFLWTPPHFWALALMIKDDYAKVGIPMLPVIEGTTATVKQIWYYTLVTVFATVLLFYPLGASGILYAAIALILGGLFIHKSWRLLQNPEDRAVAKELFLFSISYMMLLCLGMVVDSLPVTHNLISAVSNHLHFIG, from the coding sequence ATGATTGAGACTAATGTCTCTCGCCACCACGAAACATTTTTCCAGGTAGTTCAAAGTTATTACCAGCTAACCAAACCTCGGATTATTCCGTTGCTTTTGATTACCACGGCTGGAAGTATGTGGATTGCTGCTAAGGGAGAAGTAGACCCATTGCTGTTGCTAGTAACTCTCACTGGTGGCACTTTGGCTGCTGCAAGCGCCCAGACGATTAACTGTATCTACGATCGCGATATTGATTATGATATGGAGCGAACGCGCCATCGTCCGATGCCTTCGGGTAAGGTTCAGCCACGGGATGCTCTAATTTTTGCGATCGCACTAGCAACGATTTCCTTTACACTCTTAGCAGTATTTGCCAACCTGTTAGCCGCGCTGCTAGCCTTCTCTGGTATCGTCTTTTATATTTTGGTTTATACGCACTGGCTAAAACGCCACACCCCTCAGAATATCGTTGTTGGTGGTGCGGCTGGGGCAATTCCGGCGTTGGTGGGTTGGGCTGCTGTCACGGGGACATTAAGCTGGTCAGCATGGCTGATTTTTGCCATCGTCTTTTTGTGGACACCACCCCATTTCTGGGCGCTAGCTCTGATGATTAAAGATGACTACGCAAAAGTTGGGATACCAATGTTACCTGTAATTGAAGGTACTACGGCAACTGTAAAGCAGATTTGGTATTACACGCTGGTGACAGTATTTGCAACGGTGTTATTGTTTTATCCCTTGGGCGCGAGTGGAATTCTTTATGCTGCGATCGCCCTAATTCTGGGAGGATTATTTATCCACAAATCTTGGCGTTTGTTGCAAAATCCAGAGGATCGCGCTGTCGCTAAAGAGTTGTTTCTCTTTTCTATCTCCTACATGATGCTGTTGTGTCTGGGGATGGTAGTTGATAGTCTTCCCGTTACCCATAATTTGATTAGTGCGGTGAGTAATCATCTGCATTTTATTGGTTAG
- the ctaD gene encoding cytochrome c oxidase subunit I, protein MTQAQLQETANIPALSEEPGVRKWQDFFGFQTDHKVIGIQYLVTSFIFYCIGGVMADLVRTELRTPEVDFVTPEVYNSLFTLHATIMIFLWIVPTGAGFANYLIPLMIGAKDMAFPRLNAVAFWMIPPAGILLIASLAVGDAPDAGWTSYPPLSLVTGQVGQGIWIMSVLLLGTSSILGAINFLVTLLKMRIPGMGVHQMPLFCWAMFATSALVLVSTPVLAAGLILLAFDLIAGTTFFNPTGGGDPVVYQHMFWFYSHPAVYIMILPFFGAISEIIPIHSRKPIFGYKAIAYSSLAISFLGLIVWAHHMFTSGIPGWLRMFFMITTMIIAVPTGIKIFSWLATMWGGKIQLNSAMLFAIGFVGTFVIGGISGVMLASVPFDIHVHDTYFVVAHLHYVLFGGSVLGIFAAIYHWFPKMTGRMMNEFWGKVHFALTIVGLNMTFLPMHKLGLMGMNRRIAQYDPKFTTLNEICTYGSYILAISTFPFIINAIWSWLYGEKAGNNPWRALTLEWMTTSPPAIENFDQTPVLATGPYDYGLERANEDVPLYDPNPVLSGGPNSVLRAEPDPAVAANSEDRK, encoded by the coding sequence ATGACACAAGCTCAGTTGCAAGAAACTGCCAATATCCCCGCCCTTAGTGAAGAACCAGGGGTTAGAAAATGGCAAGACTTCTTTGGCTTTCAAACCGACCATAAGGTGATTGGGATTCAATACCTAGTCACTTCGTTTATTTTCTACTGCATTGGCGGCGTAATGGCTGACTTGGTTCGCACAGAACTGCGAACTCCAGAAGTAGATTTTGTTACCCCAGAAGTCTACAACAGTCTGTTTACGCTGCACGCCACGATCATGATTTTCTTGTGGATCGTGCCAACCGGCGCAGGGTTTGCTAACTATCTAATTCCCCTGATGATTGGGGCAAAAGATATGGCATTTCCTCGGCTGAATGCTGTTGCCTTTTGGATGATTCCCCCTGCCGGTATATTGCTGATCGCCAGTTTAGCGGTAGGCGATGCACCGGATGCAGGTTGGACTTCGTACCCTCCCCTGAGTTTGGTAACAGGACAAGTGGGGCAAGGCATTTGGATTATGAGTGTCTTGCTGCTGGGTACATCATCTATTTTGGGGGCGATAAATTTCCTGGTGACATTGCTGAAGATGCGTATCCCTGGCATGGGCGTTCATCAAATGCCCTTGTTCTGCTGGGCGATGTTCGCTACTTCGGCGCTAGTTTTGGTATCAACCCCCGTGCTAGCAGCTGGTCTAATTCTGCTGGCTTTTGACTTAATCGCCGGGACAACATTTTTTAACCCAACTGGCGGTGGCGACCCAGTAGTATACCAGCACATGTTCTGGTTTTACTCTCACCCTGCGGTTTACATCATGATTTTGCCCTTCTTTGGGGCAATTTCAGAAATTATCCCCATTCATTCCCGCAAGCCGATTTTTGGCTATAAAGCGATCGCTTATTCGTCTCTTGCAATCAGCTTTTTGGGGCTAATTGTTTGGGCGCACCACATGTTTACCAGTGGTATCCCCGGTTGGTTGCGGATGTTCTTCATGATCACCACCATGATCATTGCCGTACCCACGGGAATTAAAATATTTAGTTGGTTAGCCACCATGTGGGGTGGAAAAATCCAGCTGAACAGTGCGATGTTGTTCGCCATCGGCTTTGTCGGCACTTTTGTAATCGGTGGGATCAGTGGCGTGATGTTGGCATCAGTGCCTTTTGATATTCACGTTCACGATACCTATTTTGTGGTAGCCCACTTGCACTACGTCCTATTTGGCGGTAGCGTACTGGGGATTTTTGCAGCCATTTATCACTGGTTCCCGAAAATGACGGGACGGATGATGAACGAATTTTGGGGTAAGGTTCACTTTGCCTTGACCATTGTGGGTTTAAACATGACCTTTTTACCCATGCACAAGCTGGGTTTAATGGGCATGAATCGCCGTATTGCTCAATATGACCCCAAATTCACAACATTGAACGAAATCTGCACGTATGGTTCTTATATACTGGCAATTTCGACATTCCCCTTCATCATCAATGCCATTTGGAGTTGGTTATACGGCGAGAAAGCTGGTAATAATCCCTGGAGAGCATTGACCTTAGAGTGGATGACGACATCACCACCTGCGATCGAGAATTTTGATCAAACTCCAGTACTAGCTACAGGCCCCTACGACTACGGTTTGGAAAGGGCTAACGAAGATGTACCTTTGTATGATCCCAATCCAGTCTTGTCTGGCGGGCCGAACTCAGTATTAAGAGCAGAACCCGATCCAGCAGTTGCTGCCAATTCCGAAGACCGGAAATAA